A single region of the uncultured Draconibacterium sp. genome encodes:
- a CDS encoding alkaline phosphatase, translating to MSQKLFLLFAFCALTFGTFAQDAYLNAESEDTDKIYQGSDPYKVKMYPQKFKAEKPKNIIFLIGDGMGVSQVFSGITANRGHLFIENLRHIGFSKTQSADNYITDSAAGGTALSCGVKTYNGAIGVDTDTAKVKSILEEAEAKGLATGLVSTSAITHATPASFIAHQPSRNMYEAIAADFLNTDIDVFIGGGNDHFTKRKDGRNLANELKEKGYTVETDIKKIAKVKSGKLAGLTAGVHNGRMEERGDMLPVATSTALNILDNNDKGFFLMVEGSQIDWGGHASSTVYIVEDMLDFDQTIGKALEFAAKDGETLVLVTADHETGGMALTGGDMSKGIVKADYPTTGHSAVMVPVFAYGPGAEEFIGIMENTDIHHKMKKLLLGK from the coding sequence ATGTCACAAAAATTATTTTTATTATTTGCCTTTTGTGCCCTCACTTTCGGGACATTTGCGCAAGATGCATATTTGAATGCAGAATCAGAAGATACAGATAAGATCTACCAGGGCAGCGACCCATACAAGGTAAAAATGTATCCCCAAAAGTTTAAGGCCGAGAAACCAAAAAACATTATTTTCCTTATTGGCGACGGTATGGGAGTAAGCCAGGTTTTCTCCGGAATTACAGCTAACCGGGGACATCTGTTTATTGAAAATCTCCGTCACATTGGTTTTTCAAAAACCCAATCGGCCGACAATTACATTACCGATTCTGCAGCCGGCGGAACAGCCCTGTCATGCGGAGTAAAAACATACAACGGTGCTATTGGCGTTGATACTGACACCGCTAAAGTAAAATCAATACTTGAGGAAGCCGAAGCTAAAGGTTTGGCTACAGGACTGGTTTCAACATCGGCAATTACACACGCCACTCCGGCATCGTTTATTGCGCATCAGCCCAGCAGGAATATGTACGAAGCCATCGCTGCAGATTTCCTGAACACCGATATCGACGTGTTTATCGGCGGAGGAAACGATCATTTTACAAAACGTAAAGACGGTCGTAACCTGGCAAACGAATTAAAGGAAAAAGGCTACACTGTTGAAACCGACATTAAAAAAATAGCCAAAGTTAAAAGTGGTAAACTGGCCGGTTTAACTGCCGGAGTTCACAACGGCAGAATGGAGGAGCGTGGCGATATGTTGCCTGTTGCAACATCTACAGCACTTAACATTCTCGACAATAACGACAAAGGATTCTTCCTGATGGTTGAAGGTTCACAAATCGACTGGGGTGGACACGCCAGCAGTACCGTTTACATTGTGGAAGACATGCTTGATTTTGACCAGACCATTGGCAAAGCACTTGAGTTTGCAGCAAAAGACGGCGAAACACTGGTATTGGTTACTGCCGACCACGAAACCGGAGGAATGGCTCTGACAGGTGGCGACATGAGCAAAGGAATTGTAAAAGCCGACTACCCAACAACCGGACACTCGGCGGTTATGGTGCCGGTATTTGCCTATGGCCCGGGTGCCGAAGAATTTATAGGTATTATGGAAAACACCGACATTCACCACAAAATGAAAAAGCTACTACTTGGCAAATAG